GTGCTGAGGTATATTCGTTGAATTGATCTTCTCTTTCATGCCAAATCTTGTGGCCTAATCTCTATTTATAACCCGCAAAGTTGTTCTTTTTTTTGCGGAAAACGAACACTACGATCAGTTTTCCTTAGCGGTATAGTGTTTTATTAGGCGTGTACTTGTAGGTGCATTGAGTCTTGAAGATGACATATGAAAAGGAGAGTCCAACAAAATAATACCAATCTTTGTCTTCGGGGTTCCCAAATTGAAAGGTGAGTTTTTCATAGGGTTCATTGTCAGAGATGCCGTCCAGAAGGTCTGTGAAGGTTTTTCGTGCACCGAACTCAAGACCAATGCTGAATTTTCTACCGAGGAGATGCTTGACACCTGCACCGAAGGGGATGACAGGTTGTATCCCACTGATGTCTTCTCCATTGATGTTGAATAGTTTGATCACCCCAACTCCGCCAAAGAGATATGGAGACCATTTGATCATTGATTTAGGGTTTTTGTAGTCTAAGAAATGAAACTCCATCACTGCGCTTCCTTCCAGGATCTGTCTACTAAAGCTAGCTTGCCTAGCTTCTCCTAGTGCATCAAACGGGCGGTCGTCATTGCCGCTGATTTGACCATATAGTAGAGAGAATCGAAAACTGACGTCTTTGTCATAGTTGATTCGGTAGTGTGCCTCTACTCCTGCATTTTGCTGTAGGATGTTGTAGCCTCGGTATAGGTCACCAGCATAGCTCATCGCTCCGACTCCTAATCCGATTTCGGAGCGTTGTGCAGTTGCCAAATGGCCTAAAAAAAGAAATGCCGACAGAATCGGCAATATTTTATGTTTCATATAGCGAAGCTAAAATGAGTTCAGGTTTATTATCTGAATTTACCTCTCGAAGCACCTTTTTTGTCTAGAATGTACACCAATCTAATTTGGGTGGTCACCAAAAAGTCTTTGTATTTGGAGCTGGCACGATCCTGTCCAGCCACATAGTTGTAGCCGTGGGTATATGAGTTGCCACCAGTCCATCCACTTAGGTCTGCAGTATTGAGCTGTACGTTTTGTTGACCTGTGATGCCTGAGATATTTCGGTCTTTGCCTTCCATCATGGCTTTGGTTTCTGCTCCTCTTTCGGACATGGCTCTAGCCAAATAATCGTCTCCAAAATCATCGAGATCAGCATAATCACCACCTATGTCATCTAGATAATCTGTAAATAAGTATCTAAACCCAACTTCAAACTGTAAATCCCAACTTCTTGCCAGTTTGACTTTGACTCCAAGCCCAAGTGGGATTGCAAATTGAAATTTGCTGTAGGGTTTCAAATCGAGAGAGTCAGAGTACTGTCCTTCTGTTCCTAGTTTTTGTAGATCTATCCATTCACCTGGTTTGACGTCCAGTACATTGCCTGCTTGATCTACTGCTGCGTCTGCTACGCCATCTCCATCAGAATCGTAGGTGGCACCTGGCGCTTTTGCTTTGGGTGCGTGATGAAATACTGCCGCCCCAACAAACAAATAGGGGTTGATAGGAAATCGGTTTCGTGCCCCACCATTGCTTGGAATCAAGTCCACCTCAAAGCCTGCCGAAAGTTCTGTGATAGTGTTTTTGAAGTGATAGTTTCTTTGCCAACGGCCATAGTCACTTCTTTCTTCATCACTGTTTCCAGGATTGCTGTTGCCTGTAGAATAGTCTGAGGCTTTGATGTTGCCATAGTTGAAGCCTGCTCTAGCATATATGCCAGGATAAAGAACCTTGGAGGCAGTGATGCCAAACCCGTCAGGGATGAACTTGTAATTGGAGCTGAGCTTAGAGCTCGATTTAGAAATGTCTCCAAAGTAGTTGTTCATATTGATGCTTGCACCAATGGTATAGTACTTTGGATTGCCGACACCTGAGTATCCGACTTTTCCTCCTTTGTATTTTGAGTATTTTTTGCTTGTAGACCTCTTGTATCCGTATTGGTTTCGCCTCTGTGCGATACTATCTGTTGCACATAGAGCAACCAGAGCAAACAAAATTGTAAGTGTTATGCTATTTCTCATTATTTATTCAAACGACCCGTAACCACAAAACTATATAAATGCGCTGTAAATTAAACACATATATATTTCATATTTATTCTAATTCCTAATATCTAGACCCCAATTAAGTTTCTGTCTCAAGGTGTCGAAAAAGTTATACCCTTTCAGTTTGATGAGCTTGGCACAGAAGGATTCTTTCCGTACGGAGAGACTAATGGAGTTGTCCACTTTGTATGATCTAGAGTCGAGTGAAGTCAGGAATGATCTTCCTTTTCCTTCGATTTCGAAGGAAATAATGCTCGACCCTGATACGATCAAAGGGCGGACGTTGAGATTGTGTGGACTTACAGGTGTGATGATAAAACTATCTGATTGAGGCAGAACCAATGGTCCGCCTGCACTCAGGGAGTAGCCCGTGGAGCCAGTGGGAGTGGATACCATCAGTCCATCTGCCCAGTAGGTATTGACGAATTCGCCATCGATATAGCAATGGACGATGATCATCGACGAAGTGTCTCGCTTGAGTATAGCTACTTCGTTGAGTGCAAAATTCTGCCCGTTGAATATAGAATGGTTGCTATCGAGGTGGATCAACATCCGTTCGTCAAATGAAAATTCTTTGGCAAAAAAACGCCCTAAAGCAGGTTTGATATCTTTCTTGTTGATAGTTGCAAGAAACCCAAGTTTGCCCAAGTTGATGCCAAGGATAGGGGTTTCGAGACTGCCGACTTTCGAGACCGTCTCGAGGAGGGTCCCGTCACCTCCTAAACTGAAAAAGTAATCGACACTCGACAAATCTGCTTTCGATTCTATAACCTCGGGTTTTTTGCAAGTAAAGTGCTTGTGGGCTGAGTGCAATAGCTCTGGTGTGATGACTACCTCGGAGTGATTTGCTTCGATTTCTTCGATGATTTGATCGAGGTATGCGAGAGAGTCCTCTCTGTTTATTCTACCGTGTAGGGCGATGCGCATGAGTTAGATGGGGTTTGGCCTTAGACTTTGAGGTATCTCAATAAGGTGTCGAGCCGTTCTTTTTCGAATTTATCTTCTTCTCCTTTGCCGTAGATAGAACTGATTTGATAGCCAAATCGCTGGAGGGCAGAGATGATGTGAGACCCGTTTTGTAGGTTTAGTTTGAGTGTCAGGCGAATCGCTCCGCTTTCGTCCGTGTTTTCGATGAAGCTACTGAGGATTTTCCCACCTTCAGATTCTACGATTCTACCAATCTCTGACATGGAGTAATCGATCATGTTCATGGAGATGACGAGAATAGTACCAGGGCTATTGATGGCAGACATTTTGGAGAATGCTTCGACTACATCTTGAACTGTAATGCACCCGATGTATTTCTTTTCTTCATTGAGTACGGCCACTAAGTTGGAACTGGATTCGTAAGCCTTTTTGAGTACTTCATAGTAGTGCTCATTTTGGTCTACATAAAGGTGGGCACTGAGCATATGGAATTCTTCGATACGCTGTGCTCCTTCTACATGATCGAAGAGTAAGTCTTCATTGAAGATTCCAATAAACTCACCCTGATCCACGACTGGCAACTCATGAATGTGAAATTCATTCATCCAGTTTCTGGCCTTCTTTATTTTATCTGTAGGCTTTAGAGGTGGTATGGTGTAGTTTATCAAATCTCGTGCTATCATGCGCTCTTTCGTTGATTCAAAAAGTCTTCAAGGATGTCGTTGTAAGCATCTGGTCGCTCCATCATTGGTGCATGACAACACTTGTCAATGAACCGTAATGTAGAGTTTGTGAGCAGCCTATTGAACTCATGTCCGACACGTGGAGGAGTGATCGTATCGTTCAATCCCCAAATCAATAACGTATCATTTTTGATTTTGTGCAGTTCATGGGCCAAATTATTTCTTTGTGCGGATTTTGCAATCCCTACGATCCTAAGGCACATAGGCATGCTTTGCATGGTGTTGAAGATTTCATCCACATATTCTTTAGTGGCAGTTTTCGGGTCATAAAAGGTGTATTCAACCTTTTGCTTGATGAAATCGTAATTGCCTCGTTTGGGGAAGGAGCTTCCCATGGCGTTCTCGAATAACCCAGAGCTTCCCGTCAAAATCAATCGATCTACTTTGTCAGGGTGCTTGAGGACATACATGAGTGCCATATGTCCTCCAAGTGAGTTGCCCATCAGATCAAAATTGTCTAGACCTTTGTAGGCGATGAAACCTTCAAGGTATTCGATGAGTTTTCCTAACCCCGCCTCTCTCACGGGCAATTCATAGATTGGGAGCATCGGAATGATGATTTTATAGTCTTTGGAAAACTTGTCTACGACCGATTCCCAGTTGCTCAATGCACCAAACAATCCATGGAGTAGTAGCATAACCTTGCCTTCTCCCTCTTCAATAAACCGAAACTCTCCTTCTTCTTTTAAATTTGATACCTCAAGCATATCGCAAATACAAAATTTCTATAATTATATCTATAATATATTAATTTCCGATGAATCACACATTAACATCTTGTTGATTTATGAATTCTTCGGAGTGCTCAAAGAACTCCAAAAAATACGGAAACAGCCCCGAAAATAAACTAAATAATCCTGGAGCGAAGGATGATATTGGTTCAAACAAAAAACTGGTTTTTGTCAGGTCTGAATCTAGGGTTCCGCCAAAAGAATGGTAGATCCAGAAAACTATACTGATGAACAAGGCCCATTTGACAATCCCCAATAGGCTGCCAGCGATATCGTCTAGGCTACCCAATAGCGTTAGATCTAGCAGTTTTTTGACTGTTTTGCCAATCAGGTGCAGGCCAATCATGATCACCACAAAGATGATGGTGAATGAAATAATCGGCAATAAGTTGTCATAGCCATGAATATGGTCAGCAAGGACCATAATGCCCCAGTCGAGTAATTTGATACCTAAGAATATCGCTACGAAAAATGCCGCAATGGATATGATCTCCATCAGTAGGCCTTTGCGAAAACCGGTCACTGCGCCGACCAATAAAAAGACCAGTATGACTATATCGATGACGTTCAATGTATTAACTCAATAGTGACTTGACAACTGTAGAAATCGTTTTGCCGTCTGCTCGACCAGCGAGTGCTTTGGACGCTGCTCCCATCACTTTGCCCATGTCTTGAGGGCCTGCAGCTCCGACTTGCTCGATGACTTTTTGTAGTTCAATCTTAAGCTCGTCTTCTGACAATTGCTGAGGGAGGTATTGGCTGATGACATCCAGCTCGCCTTGCTCCTTGTCTGCTAGATCATCTCTTCCTTGCTCTCTAAATAGATCTATAGAGTCCTTTCTTTGTTTGGCAGCTTTCATCAAAAGCTTCATCTCAGCATCTTCGTTTATTTCTTCTTGAGCACCTTTTTCGGTTTCTGCCAAAAGGATCATTGATTTGATCGCTCTGAGGGCGGTTAGTTTTTCCTTTTCTTTGGCCAACATGGCTGCTTTGATGTCGGCATTGATTTGATCCTTGAGGCTCATGATTTATGGTTTTTAATCTCTTAAAATGTGTAATTTTGTGGCAAAATTAATTAGAAACAGTTCTAAGCCAATTCGCGGCTCAATATACTTTAGCTCATTAGATTCTTATGACAAAACTCAGTGTTAACGTAAATAAAATTGCGACAATTAGAAATGCACGTGGGGCGAATAACCCCAATTTGGTGCAAGTTGTCAAGGACTGTGAGCGCTTCGGTGCACAAGGGATCACGGTACACCCTAGGCCGGATGAGAGACATATCTCTACAGATGATGTCTATCAGATCAGTCAAGTCTGTACGACTGAATTCAATATCGAAGGGTACCCTGATGCTCGCTATTTGCGATTCATTGAGGAGGTACGTCCAGCGCAGGCGACTCTAGTGCCCGATCCCCCGGAGGCTATTACCTCCAATGCAGGCTGGGACACGGTGGCTCGGGAGTCTTTTTTGAAGGAAGTCGTCGCACAAATCAAATCTTATGGGGTCAGGGTATCGATCTTTGTAGATCCATCGGAACAGATAATCGAAGGAGCGGCCAAGGTAGGGACAGACCGAGTGGAACTGTACACGGAGCCTTATGCGTCTGGCTATCATCAAGACAAAGTAGCCGCAGTAGCGGCTTATGCACAGGCGGGGCAATTGGCCAATCAACTGGGCTTAGGGGTCAATGCAGGCCATGACCTAGATTTGGATAATCTTCGGTTTTTGAAAGAACAGTTGCCATACTTGGACGAAGTGTCGATTGGGCATGCACTCGTGTGTGATGCCTTATATTTGGGCTTGGAAAATACAATTCAGATGTACCTAAAACAGTTGAAATAATGGATTTGTTGAATTATAAGGTGCTTGGAGAGGGACAGCCCTTGATCATTATACATGGGTTTTTGGGTTCTTTGGACAATTGGTTGACTTTGGGAAAGCGGTTTGCGGAGAATTTTCAGGTATATCTGATTGATCAGCGTAACCATGGTAAATCGTTTCATTCGGAGGAATGGGGCTATGAGAAAATGGTGGAGGACTTAGAGTATTTTATCGAGGAGCTTGAGATCGAGAATCCGATTCTACTTGGGCATTCGATGGGAGGCAAGACCGTGATGCAGTACACGGCATTTTATCCCGACAAGGTGGACAAGTTGATCGTGGCGGACATTGGTCCCAAATCATATCCACCTCACCATCAGAAGATACTGGAAGGACTATCTGCCGTGCCGATTTCTGCCTTAGAATCCAGACAGCAGGCCGAAGAGGTGCTCCAGCAGTATGTCCCCGATTTGGGTACACGAACGTTTCTGATGAAGAATATACAGCGGTCGGGAGAAGGGTTTTCTTGGAAAATGAACCTACCTGTACTCAGTGAGCAGATTGAGAAGGTAGGTGAGGCGCTAAGTCACCATTTGCCAATCGAGACAGAGACTTTGTTTGTGCGAGGAGGCAATTCGAATTATATTTTGGACGAGGATTGGAGTGAAATTGAGGAGATTTTTCCTCATGCGGAGTTGGAGACCGTGGCGAACGCGGGTCACTGGCTACATGCCGAGCAACCAGACGATTTTTACAACAAGGTGATGAACTTTATAGGATGAGAGGGAAATTATATTTGATTCCGACAGTCATCGCTGATGATACTGAGGATAAGGTGCTTTCCCCACAGATCAAAGAGGTAATTCAGAGGTTGGACTATTTTTTAGTAGAAAATGTACGGACTGCACGTAGGTACATTAGTAAATTAAAATTGGGGTTGGTAATCGAGGAATTGCAGTTTGAGGTGCTTGATAAAAAGACCAAACGACCGATCATTCAGAAGTATCTAGAAGCTGTAGCTCAGGGCAAGGATGTGGGGGTGATGTCCGAATCCGGCTGTCCGGGAGTGGCAGACCCTGGAGCAGAGGCTGTGGCAGTGGCGCACCTGATGGGTATCGAAGTAGTACCGCTGACGGGTCCGTCTTCTATTTTGTTGGCTTTGATGGCGTCTGGGTTTAGTGGCCAGTCTTTTGTGTTTCACGGATATATCCCCATAGACAAGAAGGATTTGAGAATGAAAATTCAGGAAATGGAGCGTGCGGCCATACAGCAGCGGCAGACACAGATATTCATGGATACACCGTACCGGAATCAGAAACTGTTTGGAGAACTGCTACAGGCATGTAGTGGAGAGACACTACTATGTGTCGCCAAAGGAATCACAGGGCCAGAACAATATATTCGAACCCTCAAAATCAAGGAGTGGAAAAGAGAAAAGATTGACCTTCATAAGGTTCCAACTATTTTTTCGATTTACTCCTGACTTTTATTCTCATCAATTGACTTAATTTGCGAACCTAATCAAGAAAATTATTTTAGTATGCCATATTTATTTACATCTGAGTCAGTGTCTGAAGGACACCCAGATAAAGTAGCCGATCAGATTTCGGACTCTCTTTTAGATCATTTTTTGGCTTTTGACAATCAGTCAAAAGTAGCATGTGAAACTTTAGTAACTACTGGCTTGACGGTGTTGAGTGGCGAAGTGAAGACCAACTCGTACGTCGATGTACAGCAAGTGGCCAGAGACGTCATCAACAAAATCGGATACACTAAGGGCGAGTACCAGTTTGACGGCAATAGTTGTGGGGTGATTTCTGCGATTCATGAGCAGTCTCCAGATATCAATCAAGGAGTAGAGCGAGCAAGCGAAGAGGAGCAAGGAGCAGGAGATCAAGGTATGATGTTTGGGTATGCGACGAGTGAAACGGAAAACTACATGCCGTTGGCCTTGGATCTTTCGCACATGCTGTTGCAAGAGTTGGCCTTGCTAAGAAGAGAAAACAAAGAAATAGGTTACCTCAGACCAGATGCTAAATCTCAAGTGACCATCGAATACAGTGATGACAATAAGCCCGTGCGAATCGATGCGATCGTAGTGTCTACACAGCACGATGATTTTGCGGGAGAGGCTGAGATGTTGGACAAAATCAAAAAGGATATCGTTGGAATCTTGATACCACGTGTGATTGCGAGGTTGAAGCCTGAGATCGCAGCGTTGTTCAACGATGATATCAAATACCACATCAACCCGACAGGAAAATTTGTGATCGGTGGACCTCATGGTGACACAGGATTGACAGGACGAAAAATCATCGTCGATACCTACGGAGGAAAAGGTGCACATGGTGGAGGAGCTTTCTCAGGAAAGGATCCCTCGAAAGTGGATCGATCAGCGGCCTACGCGACTCGTCACATTGCCAAAAACCTCGTAGCTGCTGGTGTAGCGGATGAGATACTGGTACAGGTATCGTATGCGATCGGTGTGGCTGAGCCGATGGGTATTTTTGTCAATACCTATGGTAGTGCGAAAGTAGACCTCAATGATGGCCAGATCGCAGCGAAGATTTCAGAGATATTTGACATGAAGCCTGCAGCTCTGATCAAGCGTCTTAAGCTGATGAACCCGATCTATTCGGAGACGGCAGCCTATGGTCATATGGGTAGAACCCCAGAGGTGAAAACAGTCGCGTTCAATAGCCCAGCAGGAGCGATTGAGCAAGAAGTAGAAACTTTCACTTGGGAGAAGCTGGATTATGTAGACCAAGTGAAAGCAGCTTTCGGAATATAATTTCCATTGGGGAAACTTTTTCTCCTAATTTGCGATTAGTAGGCTGAGTTAGCAATCACTAATTATGAAGAAATTAATCGCATTTACATTTACAATATTATTATTACAAAGTGTCCAAGGACTCGCGCAGATACTCAAGCCTGCCAAGTGGTCTTTGGACATTTCTGTTTCTGAGCCTGCCATAGGCCAAGAAGTGGATTTGATTTTCGAGGTGAAAATCGACGATCAATGGTATCTCTATTCCTCCGATTTTGATCCTGATTTGGGCCCGATGGTGACAACTTTCGAGTTTGAGCCAGACATGAGTTATGAGCTGGTCGGAGAGCTCGTTCCAGTAAATCCCCAAAAGAAATACGACTCCCTTTGGGAAGGGGAGTATACTTATTTTAAGAAAACGGCACAGTTTAAACAGACCATCAAAGTGGTGGAGGAGAATCCAGTAGTGACGGGTAGTTATTCGTATCAGGTCTGTACGGATGTGGACGGAAAATGCATTCCCTTTGAAGATGATTTTGATTTTGCCCCTCTGCTCGGGTCGAAAACCATAGTCGAGGTAGCTACAACTACTGAATCAAAATCTCCAGACTCAGAGGTTAAGGAGGGCTTGCTTTCGCAGCGCAGTAGCAATGATCCTTATAGTCTCTGGGGTTTTATGATTGCCGCATTTTTGGCTGGATTGGCTGCTATTTTTACGCCGTGTGTGTTTCCGATGATCCCGATGACAGTGTCTTTTTTTACAGGGGGCTCTGGTGCCAAGTGGAAGGGCGTGTTTTATGGACTATCGATCATCTTGATCTATACTGTCATCGGTTCGGTGATTGCGCCATTTATGGGAGCCGAGACGGCCAATGAACTTGCCACCAACTGGATTCCCAATGTGATCTTTTTTGCAGTCTTTGTTTTGTTTGCTCTTTCCTTTTTGGGACTATTTGAGATTACCTTGCCCAACAAATTTGTGAACAACATCGACAAGCAATCTGACAAAGGCGGTTTGATCGGCATTTTCTTCATGGCCTTTACCCTAGTAGTGGTGTCTTTTTCTTGTACTGGACCACTCGTCGGTACGATATTGGTCGAGTCAGCGGGGGGGCAGATTCTCAAACCTATCTTGGGAATGTTCGCTTTTTCTCTTGCTTTCGCTTTGCCATTCACTGTTTTTGCTTTGTTTCCGAGTTTGCTCAACAACCTGCCTAAGTCTGGAGGTTGGTTGAATAGTGTCAAGGTCGTTCTTGGTTTGCTAGAGCTGGCGTTTGCCTTCAAATTTCTCAGTATTGCCGACCAGGCGTATCACTGGCATATTCTAGATAGAGAAGTCTACTTGGCCATCTGGATTGTGATTTTCGCGATACTCGGGTTTTATTTATTAGGCAAGATTCGTTTTCCCCACGACTCACCGTCAGATAAGACGTCTATCGGTGGTTTAGTATTGGCTATCGCTACCTTTTCCTTTGTTGTCTATCTGATTCCGGGGATGTTTGGTGCTCCACTCAAGGCCTTGGCGGGGTATTTGCCACCACAGAGTTCGCAGGATTTCAACTTGAGTGCGGTCGCGAGTGGGCCCGTCGAAAGTACGATTTGTGAAGTGCCCAAGTATGCAGATGATTTGCATTTCCCACACGGGATACAAGGTTACTTTGATTACGACCAAGCATTGGCATGCGCCAAACAGCAAAACAAGCCAGTATTTATTGATTTTACTGGGCATGGCTGTGTCAACTGTCGTGAAATGGAAGCCCGTGTGTGGTCCGACCCACAAGTGCTCCAGCGTCTCAATGAGGATTTTGTAATGTTGGCGTTGTATGTCGATGACAAGACAGATCTGCCTGAGTCCGAATGGGTCAAGTCGAGCTACGATGGCAAGATGAAGAAGACGATAGGTAAGAAAAATGCTGATTTTCAGATCAGTAGATTCAATAACAACGCTCAGCCATATTATGTTATCTTGGATACAAATGGTGAATTATTGATTCCTGCCAAAGCCTATGACTTAAATGTTGCTAGTTTTGTAGAGTTTTTAGATCGAGGGAAGCTGGCCTTTGGGCAAGTGACCAAGTAGCAGCACAACATTAGATGGCGAAAAAGAAGGGACGAAAAAGAATACTGTCGGTCGGCGTACTGGCGGTAGCATTGATAGGAGTACATTTTTTTATACTAGAGCAAGACCAAGATCAGGTGGAGCAAGTGATCGTGGAGGATACCGTGACGGTAGCGGCTCCCGTCTATGTGCCCAACTACTATTATGGGATTGTGATTGATTCTTTGCATGTCTTTGAGGGGCAGATCCAGCGCAATGAGACGCTGGCAGATATCCTCACGGCATACAACGTGCCCTATGAGAAGATCAATGAAGCAGCCAAAAACTCCAAATCAGTATTTGATGTACGGAAGTTCGGGGTGCGCAAGCCCTATACCGTATTGTACTCCGGAGACAGTATCAAGCAAGCGACACATTTTATCTACAAGCCCAATGCAATAGATTTTGTTGTATTTGAACTGAGAGATTCCGTAGGGATCTATCAGAGTTCGCGTGAGATTCGCTATGTTGAGAAAGAACTCGCAGGGGATATTCAGACCTCTCTCTATATCGATATGCTCAATCAAGGAGGGGACGTGGACTTGGTCAACAACTTGGCAGAAGTGTTTGGTTGGCAAGTGGATTTCTTTGGGGTGCAAAAAGGAGATCACTACAAAATCATCTATGATGAGCGCTATGTGGATGACGAATACATCGGATCTGGCAAAATCAAAGCTGCGTATTTCAATCACATCAATGAGCCCTACTATGGTATTTATTTTGATCAAGGTGATGGGCAGGATTATTTTGACCCGAAAGGGGAAAGTCTACGTCGAGAGTTTCTCAAGGCTCCTTTGACTTTCACGCGGATTAGTTCGCGCTACTCGGGGCGTAGGTATCATCCGGTGCAGAAGCGCTTCAAAGCACATCTCGGTACGGACTATGCTGCTCCACGCGGTACGCCGATCTTTGCGGCGGCAGACGGGACAGTGACCGAAGCGAGATACAAGTCCAACAACGGAAACTACGTCAAGATCAAGCACAATGGCAATATCTCGACGCAGTACCTCCATATGTCTAAAATCGCCACAGGAATGAGACCTGGCAAGAAAGTCAAGCGTGGGGAAACCATCGGTTTTGTAGGGTCTACGGGTCTAGCGACTGGCCCACATTTGTGCTATCGTTTTTGGAAGAACGGCGTACAGGTAGACGCTCTCAAAGTGGATTTGCCGCCATCTGAGCCAATCGATTCTCTGCACAGAGCGGAGTTTGACTCGCTCTCGCAGGTCTATGTGGCTAGGCTGGATCGTATGGCTATTCCCGTGGATAGCGTACACGAAGAACTGACGGCCGAACTGGTTCAACATTAAAAAGGAGTCTTATGAAATTCGATGCAGTGGAGGTAAGCAAATTGCTTCAAAACAGGAGGTCCATATTCCCCAAGCAGTACTCGGGTGAGCGTGTGTCTGATGAGGTCATCGCCGAGATGCTCGAAAATGCGAATTGGGCACCGACCTATAAAAAGACAGAGCCTTGGCGATTCAAGGTGTTTTGTGACGAGGGGTTGAAAACACTAGGGGATCTACAGGTAGCAGCGGTCGAAAAAGCCGAGGGAAAGAAAGTAGACAAGGACAAAATCAAGAAGCTCCGAAACAAACCTTTGGAGTGTTCGCATGTCATCGCGATCGGTATGAAACGCAACAAGTCCATCCGTAAGGTGGAGGAAATTTGTGCGGTAGCTGCCGCGGTACAAAATATGCATCTCACTGCGACTGCACATGGGATAGGTTGCTATTGGTCGACAGGCGGTGTGACATTCCTCGAAGAGGCCAAGCCTTTCTTTGGCCTAGGAAAAAAGGATCTGCTTTTAGGGTTCTTATACATCGGCATGCCCGCCAAAGACAAATGGCCAACCAGCAAGCGCAAACCTATCGACAAAAAAGTAGACTGGATCAGGGAGTAACCCTTAGGTAAAAACGCAAACCCTTTTGCCTGAGGAAGGTAGCTATGTAAAGAAAATCGAGAAATCTTCACCTATGAAGTGCTCTATAGATGCGTTTCCTTCATATTCTGATGTAGAAACTAAGCGTGTTTTAAAAGCTTTGCCGAAGGCTCATCGACCGCTAGTGGAACTAAAGGGAGTCGCCCAAGCTATTTCAAACCAAGCTGTTTTGCTAAACACTTTGTCCTAGCAAGAAACAAAGGGTAGTTCTGCGATTGAGAATACTGTGACGACTCACGATGAGTTTGTAAAGTAAGCTATTACTCCTTCCAAATGATCACTTCCCATCGAAATGCCC
The DNA window shown above is from Reichenbachiella sp. 5M10 and carries:
- the metK gene encoding methionine adenosyltransferase, translated to MPYLFTSESVSEGHPDKVADQISDSLLDHFLAFDNQSKVACETLVTTGLTVLSGEVKTNSYVDVQQVARDVINKIGYTKGEYQFDGNSCGVISAIHEQSPDINQGVERASEEEQGAGDQGMMFGYATSETENYMPLALDLSHMLLQELALLRRENKEIGYLRPDAKSQVTIEYSDDNKPVRIDAIVVSTQHDDFAGEAEMLDKIKKDIVGILIPRVIARLKPEIAALFNDDIKYHINPTGKFVIGGPHGDTGLTGRKIIVDTYGGKGAHGGGAFSGKDPSKVDRSAAYATRHIAKNLVAAGVADEILVQVSYAIGVAEPMGIFVNTYGSAKVDLNDGQIAAKISEIFDMKPAALIKRLKLMNPIYSETAAYGHMGRTPEVKTVAFNSPAGAIEQEVETFTWEKLDYVDQVKAAFGI
- a CDS encoding peptidoglycan DD-metalloendopeptidase family protein; translated protein: MAKKKGRKRILSVGVLAVALIGVHFFILEQDQDQVEQVIVEDTVTVAAPVYVPNYYYGIVIDSLHVFEGQIQRNETLADILTAYNVPYEKINEAAKNSKSVFDVRKFGVRKPYTVLYSGDSIKQATHFIYKPNAIDFVVFELRDSVGIYQSSREIRYVEKELAGDIQTSLYIDMLNQGGDVDLVNNLAEVFGWQVDFFGVQKGDHYKIIYDERYVDDEYIGSGKIKAAYFNHINEPYYGIYFDQGDGQDYFDPKGESLRREFLKAPLTFTRISSRYSGRRYHPVQKRFKAHLGTDYAAPRGTPIFAAADGTVTEARYKSNNGNYVKIKHNGNISTQYLHMSKIATGMRPGKKVKRGETIGFVGSTGLATGPHLCYRFWKNGVQVDALKVDLPPSEPIDSLHRAEFDSLSQVYVARLDRMAIPVDSVHEELTAELVQH
- a CDS encoding SAM-dependent methyltransferase; amino-acid sequence: MRGKLYLIPTVIADDTEDKVLSPQIKEVIQRLDYFLVENVRTARRYISKLKLGLVIEELQFEVLDKKTKRPIIQKYLEAVAQGKDVGVMSESGCPGVADPGAEAVAVAHLMGIEVVPLTGPSSILLALMASGFSGQSFVFHGYIPIDKKDLRMKIQEMERAAIQQRQTQIFMDTPYRNQKLFGELLQACSGETLLCVAKGITGPEQYIRTLKIKEWKREKIDLHKVPTIFSIYS
- a CDS encoding nitroreductase, yielding MKFDAVEVSKLLQNRRSIFPKQYSGERVSDEVIAEMLENANWAPTYKKTEPWRFKVFCDEGLKTLGDLQVAAVEKAEGKKVDKDKIKKLRNKPLECSHVIAIGMKRNKSIRKVEEICAVAAAVQNMHLTATAHGIGCYWSTGGVTFLEEAKPFFGLGKKDLLLGFLYIGMPAKDKWPTSKRKPIDKKVDWIRE
- a CDS encoding thioredoxin family protein, encoding MKKLIAFTFTILLLQSVQGLAQILKPAKWSLDISVSEPAIGQEVDLIFEVKIDDQWYLYSSDFDPDLGPMVTTFEFEPDMSYELVGELVPVNPQKKYDSLWEGEYTYFKKTAQFKQTIKVVEENPVVTGSYSYQVCTDVDGKCIPFEDDFDFAPLLGSKTIVEVATTTESKSPDSEVKEGLLSQRSSNDPYSLWGFMIAAFLAGLAAIFTPCVFPMIPMTVSFFTGGSGAKWKGVFYGLSIILIYTVIGSVIAPFMGAETANELATNWIPNVIFFAVFVLFALSFLGLFEITLPNKFVNNIDKQSDKGGLIGIFFMAFTLVVVSFSCTGPLVGTILVESAGGQILKPILGMFAFSLAFALPFTVFALFPSLLNNLPKSGGWLNSVKVVLGLLELAFAFKFLSIADQAYHWHILDREVYLAIWIVIFAILGFYLLGKIRFPHDSPSDKTSIGGLVLAIATFSFVVYLIPGMFGAPLKALAGYLPPQSSQDFNLSAVASGPVESTICEVPKYADDLHFPHGIQGYFDYDQALACAKQQNKPVFIDFTGHGCVNCREMEARVWSDPQVLQRLNEDFVMLALYVDDKTDLPESEWVKSSYDGKMKKTIGKKNADFQISRFNNNAQPYYVILDTNGELLIPAKAYDLNVASFVEFLDRGKLAFGQVTK